A stretch of Bradyrhizobium sp. AZCC 2262 DNA encodes these proteins:
- a CDS encoding GNAT family N-acetyltransferase yields the protein MTAAEIRPATAADLPAITEIYEHAVRYGTATFELVPPDLAEMTRRFKVLMDGGFPYLAASVEGDVIGYAYAGPYRPRPAYRFTVENSVYLKPSTHRRGIGLQLMQRLIPDCEARGFRQMIAVIGDSANAGSIGLHTKCGFQMIGTHANVGLKFGRWLDTVMMQLALGEGGTTVPKD from the coding sequence ATGACCGCCGCTGAAATCCGGCCCGCCACCGCGGCCGACCTTCCCGCCATCACTGAAATCTACGAACATGCCGTGCGCTACGGCACCGCGACATTCGAGCTTGTCCCGCCTGATCTGGCCGAGATGACCCGGCGGTTCAAAGTTTTGATGGACGGCGGCTTCCCTTATTTGGCGGCGTCGGTCGAAGGCGATGTGATCGGCTATGCCTATGCTGGCCCTTATCGGCCGCGGCCTGCCTATCGTTTCACGGTGGAGAACTCGGTCTATCTAAAGCCCTCGACCCACCGCCGCGGCATCGGCCTGCAGCTGATGCAGCGGCTGATCCCGGACTGCGAGGCGCGCGGCTTCCGGCAGATGATCGCCGTGATCGGCGATTCCGCGAATGCCGGCTCGATCGGCCTTCATACCAAATGCGGTTTCCAGATGATCGGGACGCACGCCAATGTGGGCCTCAAGTTCGGCCGTTGGCTCGACACCGTGATGATGCAGCTCGCGCTCGGTGAAGGCGGCACGACCGTGCCGAAGGATTGA
- a CDS encoding ABC transporter permease — protein sequence MTIVSEPAYRGRASSLALRYALRELRGGLRGFYVFIACIALGVMAIAGVGSVAASLSEGLTREGRTLLGGDVAFSLIQREARPEEIAFLRARGQVSVAAALRVMARSNDGKLALVELKAVDDNYPMLGEVTLEPKMPMADLLAERDGAFGAAVDSTLLARLDLRLGDRIGIGNASFQIRSVVVAEPDKLAGNVGLGPRVLVSEASLRATGLLQPGSLVRWIYRVKLPNNAADDRAATQLIDSARSALPEAGWWIRSSGNASPQLERTINRFSQFLTLVGLAALLVGGVGVANAVKSHIDRRRDVIASFKALGATGRDVFTIYLTQVILLAGVGSVIGLVVGAALPFIIVGVFGKLLPLPVIPALHPDELALSFVYGLLTALAFGLWPLGRVHDVPVAALFREEVSREWHRPRWSYLALMAAVIALLVTVAIGLSYDKRVAAVFVVSSVAVFALLRGVAAGLMALARRMPRSSITMLRLAIANIYRPGALTPSVVMSLGLGLAVLVTITQIDGNLRRQFLAALPERAPSFYFIDIPTADADRFGDFLRKVAPQSTVDDVPMLRGRIVAARGVKADELNPSQDSEWVLQSDRGLTYTNEVPKGSKVVEGEWWSADYKGPPLVSLEKKIADGLKLGIGDEIIVNVLGRDIPAKISNLRNVDWQGLGINFVLVFSPNAFKGAPHSHIATLSETHPDPAGDARIIKQVADAFPMVTSVRVREALETVGTVITNLVLAIRGASAVTLISAILVLGGALAAGHRHRVYDAVILKTLGATRARLLGAYALEYLMIGLATAVFGVIAGSIAAWLIVTRLMTLSFIWQAGSAAGVVAAALVVTVGLGLAGTLLALNQKPASVLRNL from the coding sequence ATGACCATCGTTTCCGAACCCGCTTACCGTGGCCGCGCGTCATCCCTTGCCCTGCGCTACGCGCTGCGCGAATTGCGCGGCGGCTTGCGCGGCTTTTATGTCTTCATCGCCTGCATCGCGCTCGGCGTGATGGCGATTGCCGGGGTCGGCTCGGTCGCAGCCAGCCTCAGCGAAGGGTTGACGCGCGAGGGCCGGACGCTGCTGGGCGGCGACGTGGCGTTCTCCCTGATCCAGCGCGAAGCCAGGCCGGAGGAAATCGCTTTCCTCCGCGCCCGCGGCCAGGTTTCGGTTGCGGCCGCACTCCGCGTCATGGCGCGCAGCAATGACGGCAAGCTGGCATTGGTCGAACTCAAGGCCGTGGACGACAACTACCCGATGCTCGGAGAGGTGACGCTCGAGCCCAAAATGCCGATGGCGGATTTACTGGCCGAGCGGGACGGTGCGTTCGGCGCGGCGGTGGATTCCACGCTGCTGGCGCGGCTCGATCTCAGGCTCGGCGACCGCATCGGAATCGGCAATGCCAGCTTCCAGATCCGCAGCGTAGTCGTCGCCGAGCCCGACAAGCTTGCCGGCAATGTCGGATTGGGCCCGCGCGTTCTGGTTAGCGAAGCAAGCCTGCGCGCGACCGGATTGCTGCAGCCCGGCAGCCTGGTGCGCTGGATCTACCGCGTGAAGCTGCCGAACAACGCGGCCGACGACCGCGCCGCGACCCAATTGATCGACAGCGCGCGGAGCGCCCTGCCGGAGGCCGGCTGGTGGATCCGCAGCAGCGGCAATGCGTCGCCGCAACTCGAACGCACCATCAATCGCTTCAGCCAGTTCCTGACGCTGGTCGGCCTCGCTGCCCTTCTGGTCGGCGGCGTTGGCGTCGCCAATGCGGTCAAGAGCCACATCGATCGCCGCCGCGACGTCATCGCCTCGTTCAAGGCGCTGGGCGCCACCGGCCGCGACGTCTTCACGATCTATCTGACGCAGGTGATCCTGCTCGCCGGGGTCGGTTCGGTGATCGGACTGGTGGTCGGCGCGGCTTTACCGTTCATCATCGTCGGCGTGTTCGGCAAGCTGCTGCCGCTGCCGGTTATCCCCGCCCTGCATCCCGATGAACTGGCGCTGTCGTTCGTCTACGGCCTGCTCACCGCACTCGCCTTCGGATTATGGCCGCTCGGACGGGTGCACGACGTGCCGGTCGCGGCGCTGTTTCGCGAGGAGGTGTCGCGCGAATGGCACCGGCCGCGCTGGAGCTATCTCGCGCTGATGGCCGCGGTGATTGCGCTGCTGGTCACAGTGGCCATCGGGCTTTCCTACGACAAGCGGGTGGCGGCCGTGTTCGTCGTCTCCTCGGTGGCGGTGTTTGCGCTGCTGCGCGGCGTGGCGGCCGGGCTGATGGCGCTGGCGCGCCGCATGCCACGTAGCAGCATCACCATGCTGCGGCTGGCGATCGCCAATATTTACCGGCCCGGCGCGCTGACGCCCTCGGTCGTGATGTCGCTCGGCCTCGGGCTCGCGGTCCTGGTCACGATCACCCAGATCGACGGCAATCTGCGCCGGCAGTTCCTGGCCGCATTGCCGGAGCGCGCGCCCTCGTTCTACTTCATCGACATTCCGACCGCTGATGCCGACCGGTTTGGCGATTTCCTCAGGAAAGTGGCGCCGCAATCAACGGTGGACGATGTGCCGATGCTGCGCGGACGCATCGTCGCCGCCCGCGGCGTCAAGGCCGACGAGCTCAATCCATCGCAGGATTCCGAATGGGTGCTGCAGAGCGACCGCGGCCTGACCTATACCAACGAAGTCCCGAAGGGCTCGAAGGTGGTCGAGGGCGAATGGTGGAGCGCGGACTATAAGGGGCCGCCGCTGGTCTCGCTGGAAAAGAAGATCGCCGACGGCCTCAAGCTCGGAATAGGCGACGAGATCATCGTCAACGTGCTCGGCCGCGACATCCCGGCCAAAATCAGCAATCTGCGCAACGTCGACTGGCAGGGGCTGGGCATCAATTTCGTGCTGGTGTTCTCGCCCAACGCGTTCAAGGGCGCGCCGCACAGCCATATCGCGACCTTGTCCGAGACACACCCCGATCCGGCCGGAGACGCCCGGATCATCAAGCAGGTGGCGGACGCCTTCCCGATGGTCACCAGCGTCCGGGTCCGTGAGGCGCTGGAGACCGTCGGCACCGTCATCACCAACCTCGTGCTTGCCATCCGCGGCGCCAGCGCGGTGACGCTGATCTCGGCGATCCTGGTGCTGGGCGGCGCGCTCGCCGCTGGCCACCGCCACCGGGTCTATGACGCGGTGATCCTGAAGACGCTGGGTGCAACCCGGGCCCGGCTGCTCGGCGCCTACGCGCTGGAATACCTGATGATTGGCCTCGCCACGGCGGTTTTCGGCGTGATCGCGGGCTCGATCGCGGCCTGGCTGATCGTGACCCGGCTGATGACGCTCAGTTTCATCTGGCAGGCCGGCAGCGCCGCCGGCGTGGTCGCCGCCGCCCTGGTCGTTACCGTGGGGCTGGGGCTCGCCGGGACGTTGCTGGCCCTGAACCAGAAACCGGCCAGCGTGCTACGGAATTTGTGA
- a CDS encoding DUF2794 domain-containing protein produces the protein MSTISEDTDPSENRAVARAATAVPPPNRVTFNRLELNRILNLYGRMVADGEWRDYAIDFLKDRAVFSVFRRASEVPIYRIEKDPRLARKQGMYSVISATGLILRRGHELERVLLVIDRKLSLV, from the coding sequence ATGAGCACGATATCGGAGGACACCGATCCAAGCGAGAACCGTGCAGTGGCACGCGCTGCCACTGCAGTCCCGCCGCCAAATCGTGTCACGTTCAATCGTCTCGAACTCAACCGTATCCTCAATCTGTATGGGCGCATGGTCGCCGATGGCGAGTGGCGCGACTACGCCATCGACTTTCTGAAAGACCGCGCGGTGTTTTCGGTGTTTCGCCGCGCCTCCGAGGTTCCGATCTACCGTATCGAGAAAGATCCGCGCCTTGCGCGCAAGCAGGGCATGTACAGCGTGATCTCGGCGACCGGACTGATCCTGCGCCGCGGCCACGAACTCGAACGCGTGCTGCTGGTGATCGATCGCAAGCTGTCGCTGGTGTAG
- the sucC gene encoding ADP-forming succinate--CoA ligase subunit beta gives MNIHEYQAKALLHEFGVPISRGVPVLKASDSDAAAKTLPGPIWVVKSQIHAGGRGKGKFKEATAGDKGGVRIAKSVAEVNEFAKQMLGATLVTIQTGAHGKQVNRLYIEEGSDIDKEFYLSILVDRETSEVSFVVSTEGGVNIEEVAHNNPEKIVTFSVDPATGIMGHHGRTVAKALNLSGDLAKQAEKLVAQLYNAFVAKDMAMLEINPLVVTKQGLLRVLDAKVSFDDNAMYRHPEVAALRDETEEDAKEIEASKYDLNYVTLDGTIGCMVNGAGLAMATMDIIKLYGMEPANFLDVGGGASVEKVAAAFKIITADPNVKGILVNIFGGIMKCDIIAEGVVAAVKQVGLQVPLVVRLEGTNVDAGKKIIRDSGLNVVPADNLDDAAQKIVKAVKGG, from the coding sequence ATGAATATCCATGAATACCAGGCCAAGGCTCTGCTGCATGAATTCGGCGTGCCGATTTCGCGCGGCGTGCCGGTTCTGAAGGCCTCGGATTCCGACGCCGCCGCCAAGACGCTCCCCGGCCCGATCTGGGTGGTGAAGAGCCAGATCCATGCCGGCGGCCGCGGCAAGGGCAAGTTCAAGGAAGCCACCGCCGGCGACAAGGGCGGCGTCCGCATCGCCAAGTCGGTGGCCGAGGTCAACGAATTCGCCAAGCAGATGCTGGGCGCCACGCTCGTCACGATCCAGACCGGCGCGCACGGCAAGCAGGTCAATCGCCTTTACATCGAGGAAGGCTCCGACATCGACAAGGAGTTCTATCTCTCGATCCTGGTCGACCGCGAAACCTCCGAAGTGTCGTTCGTCGTTTCGACCGAAGGCGGCGTCAACATCGAGGAAGTCGCGCACAACAATCCGGAAAAGATCGTGACTTTCTCGGTCGATCCGGCGACCGGCATCATGGGCCACCACGGCCGCACGGTGGCGAAGGCGCTCAATCTCTCCGGCGATCTCGCCAAGCAGGCGGAGAAGCTGGTGGCACAGCTCTATAACGCCTTCGTCGCCAAGGACATGGCGATGCTGGAAATCAATCCGCTTGTTGTCACCAAGCAGGGCCTGTTGCGCGTGCTCGATGCGAAAGTGTCGTTCGACGACAACGCCATGTACCGCCATCCTGAAGTGGCCGCGCTGCGCGACGAGACCGAAGAGGACGCCAAGGAAATCGAGGCGTCGAAATACGATCTCAACTACGTCACGCTCGACGGCACCATCGGCTGCATGGTCAACGGCGCGGGCCTTGCCATGGCGACCATGGACATCATCAAGCTCTACGGCATGGAGCCCGCCAACTTCCTCGACGTCGGCGGCGGCGCCAGCGTGGAAAAGGTGGCCGCAGCGTTCAAGATCATCACCGCCGATCCCAATGTGAAGGGCATTTTGGTCAACATCTTCGGCGGCATCATGAAATGCGACATCATTGCCGAGGGCGTCGTCGCCGCAGTGAAGCAGGTCGGCCTGCAAGTGCCGCTGGTGGTGCGGCTCGAAGGCACCAATGTCGACGCCGGCAAGAAGATCATCCGCGATTCCGGGCTCAACGTGGTGCCGGCCGACAATCTCGACGACGCCGCGCAGAAAATCGTGAAAGCCGTCAAGGGAGGCTAG
- the zapE gene encoding cell division protein ZapE, producing MLSTPPASFHDHYKALVASGAIEADPAQADAAEAFAALDERLSSYKPVRKLSLLGRLFGDKGEPPPRGLYVHGEVGRGKTMLMDLFFQHSPVQHKRRAHFHEFMAEAHEKIYAYRQNIARGEIADGDVIELTANAIFEEAWLLCFDEFHVTDIADAMILGRLFSKLFELGTVVVATSNVAPEDLYKGGLNRALFLPFITQIEDRMDVLRLDARTDFRLEKLAGVKMWLVPPDDEAGAALDRAWRRMTGNAPCKPRDITIKGRVLRVPCSAHGVARFSFADICEKPLAASDYLRLAHDYHTILIDRIPVMDYAERNAAKRFISLIDTLYDNAVKLMASAEADPVSLYLATEGNEANEFKRTSSRLIEMGSESYLALPHGRKDSAASGSSTGLVET from the coding sequence ATGCTGTCCACCCCGCCTGCCTCGTTCCATGACCATTACAAGGCCCTCGTCGCCTCCGGCGCGATCGAGGCCGATCCCGCGCAGGCCGACGCCGCCGAGGCGTTCGCAGCCCTCGATGAGCGGCTGTCGAGCTACAAGCCGGTGCGCAAGCTAAGCCTGCTTGGCCGGCTGTTCGGCGACAAGGGCGAGCCGCCGCCGCGGGGGCTTTACGTTCATGGCGAGGTCGGCCGCGGCAAGACCATGCTGATGGACCTGTTCTTTCAGCACTCACCGGTCCAGCACAAGCGCCGCGCCCATTTCCACGAATTCATGGCCGAGGCGCATGAGAAGATCTACGCCTATCGCCAGAACATCGCGCGCGGTGAAATCGCGGACGGCGACGTCATCGAGCTGACAGCCAACGCGATCTTCGAAGAGGCATGGCTGCTGTGCTTCGACGAATTCCACGTCACCGACATTGCCGACGCCATGATCCTGGGCCGGCTGTTTTCAAAACTGTTCGAACTCGGCACCGTGGTGGTGGCGACCTCGAACGTGGCGCCGGAGGACCTCTACAAGGGCGGCCTCAACCGTGCGCTGTTCCTGCCTTTCATCACGCAGATCGAAGATCGCATGGACGTGCTGCGGCTCGATGCGCGCACGGATTTTCGCCTGGAAAAGCTTGCCGGCGTGAAGATGTGGCTGGTGCCGCCGGACGATGAAGCCGGCGCCGCGCTCGACCGCGCCTGGCGCAGGATGACCGGCAATGCGCCGTGCAAGCCGCGCGACATCACGATCAAGGGCCGCGTTCTGCGCGTGCCCTGTTCGGCGCATGGCGTCGCGCGATTTTCGTTTGCCGACATCTGCGAAAAGCCGCTGGCCGCGTCGGACTATTTGCGGCTGGCGCACGATTACCACACCATCCTGATCGACCGCATTCCAGTGATGGATTACGCTGAGCGCAATGCCGCCAAGCGTTTCATCTCGCTGATCGATACGCTCTATGACAATGCCGTGAAGCTGATGGCGTCAGCCGAGGCCGATCCGGTGTCGTTGTATCTGGCGACCGAGGGCAATGAGGCCAACGAGTTCAAACGGACCTCGTCGCGGCTGATCGAAATGGGCTCGGAATCCTATTTGGCGCTGCCGCATGGCCGGAAGGATTCCGCGGCCAGCGGGTCGAGTACGGGGTTGGTGGAAACGTGA
- the thpR gene encoding RNA 2',3'-cyclic phosphodiesterase produces the protein MPRLFAGLEIPAEIGQSLSNLRGGLPGARWIDPENYHVTLRFIGDIDGMSANEIASMLFRINRKPFEVKVQGLQSFGGKKPRAVVASVEPSRPLIELQAELERLMQRLGLDPEGRKFTPHVTLARLHDASSQDVADYLSVRGYFPSRTFMASRFVLFSSRASTGGGPYVVEDSYALSA, from the coding sequence ATGCCACGTTTGTTTGCTGGACTGGAAATTCCGGCCGAGATCGGCCAGAGCCTTTCCAATTTGCGTGGCGGCCTTCCCGGCGCACGCTGGATCGATCCCGAAAATTACCACGTTACCCTGCGCTTCATCGGCGATATCGATGGCATGTCGGCGAATGAAATCGCCTCGATGCTGTTTCGGATCAACCGCAAGCCGTTTGAGGTCAAGGTGCAGGGCCTGCAGAGCTTTGGCGGCAAGAAACCGCGCGCGGTGGTTGCTTCCGTCGAGCCGAGCCGGCCGCTGATCGAGCTGCAGGCCGAACTCGAACGGCTGATGCAGCGGCTCGGGCTCGATCCCGAGGGCCGCAAATTCACGCCACACGTGACGCTGGCGCGGCTGCACGATGCGTCGAGCCAGGACGTTGCCGATTATCTCTCGGTGCGCGGCTACTTTCCGAGCCGGACATTCATGGCGTCGCGCTTCGTGCTGTTCTCGTCCCGCGCCTCCACCGGCGGCGGACCCTATGTGGTCGAGGATTCCTACGCGCTGAGTGCGTGA
- a CDS encoding DUF1223 domain-containing protein — protein sequence MAAMMGYNGISRWSGALSVCAIIAVIRPAHADPRAVVELFTSQGCSSCPPADKIVGELAKDPNVIALSMPIDYWDYLGWKDTLADSRFSARQKAYSHARGDRNLYTPQMIVNGSAQVIGSDRAAIEGAIRNTGKAEGVMSVPVTMTLSGKLLNVSVEASKVPTTSRGEIWICSVSKAVPISIGRGENRGQQITYYNVVRNLVKVGDWNGSSGNWTVPLENISRDGVDAAVVYVQDGNRDNPGAMLGAAITALR from the coding sequence ATGGCTGCGATGATGGGCTACAACGGCATATCGCGGTGGTCCGGCGCGCTCAGCGTCTGCGCCATCATCGCCGTGATCCGCCCGGCCCATGCCGATCCGCGCGCCGTGGTCGAGCTGTTCACCTCGCAGGGCTGTTCGTCGTGTCCGCCGGCCGACAAGATTGTCGGCGAACTCGCCAAGGATCCGAACGTGATCGCGCTGAGCATGCCGATCGACTACTGGGACTATCTTGGCTGGAAGGACACGCTGGCGGATTCGCGTTTCAGCGCGCGTCAGAAAGCCTATTCGCACGCCCGCGGCGACCGCAACCTCTACACGCCGCAGATGATCGTCAACGGCTCGGCGCAAGTGATCGGCAGCGACCGTGCCGCTATCGAAGGTGCCATCAGGAACACCGGCAAGGCCGAGGGCGTGATGTCGGTGCCGGTGACGATGACGCTGTCGGGCAAACTGCTCAACGTTTCGGTAGAGGCGAGCAAAGTGCCGACGACGTCGCGCGGCGAGATCTGGATCTGTTCGGTCTCCAAGGCGGTACCGATTTCGATCGGACGCGGCGAAAATCGCGGCCAGCAGATCACGTATTACAACGTGGTGCGTAATCTCGTGAAGGTCGGCGACTGGAACGGCAGTTCGGGAAACTGGACCGTTCCGCTGGAAAATATTTCCCGCGACGGCGTCGATGCCGCGGTCGTCTATGTCCAGGACGGTAACCGCGACAATCCGGGCGCGATGCTGGGCGCAGCCATCACCGCGCTGCGATAA
- the mdh gene encoding malate dehydrogenase: protein MARDKIALIGSGQIGGTLAHLIGLKELGDVVMFDIAEGVPQGKALDIAQSSPVDGFDAHLTGANSYDALDGAKVCIVTAGVPRKPGMSRDDLLSINLKVMEQVGAGIKKYAPDAFVICITNPLDAMVWALQKASGMPHKKVVGMAGVLDSARFRYFLADEFNVSVEDVTAFVLGGHGDTMVPLTRYSTVAGIPLPDLVKMGWTSQARIDEIVDRTRNGGAEIVNLLKTGSAFYAPAASAIAMAESYLKDKKRVLPCAAYLNGEYGVKDMYVGVPVVIGSKGVERIVEIDLAGKDREAFDKSVGSVQGLVDACKKIAPDLLGR, encoded by the coding sequence ATGGCGCGCGACAAGATTGCTTTGATTGGCTCCGGTCAGATCGGCGGAACGCTGGCTCACCTCATTGGCCTGAAGGAGCTCGGCGACGTCGTGATGTTCGATATCGCCGAGGGCGTTCCTCAGGGTAAAGCGCTCGACATCGCGCAGTCTTCGCCGGTCGACGGTTTCGACGCCCATCTCACCGGCGCCAATTCCTACGATGCGCTCGATGGCGCCAAGGTCTGCATCGTCACCGCCGGCGTGCCGCGCAAGCCCGGCATGAGCCGCGACGATCTCCTGAGCATCAATCTCAAGGTCATGGAGCAGGTCGGCGCCGGCATCAAGAAGTATGCCCCCGACGCCTTCGTCATCTGCATCACCAACCCGCTGGATGCGATGGTGTGGGCGCTGCAGAAGGCTTCCGGCATGCCGCACAAGAAGGTGGTCGGCATGGCCGGCGTGCTCGACTCCGCGCGCTTCCGTTACTTCCTCGCCGACGAATTCAACGTCTCGGTCGAAGACGTCACCGCCTTCGTGCTCGGCGGCCACGGCGACACCATGGTGCCGCTGACGCGCTACTCCACCGTCGCCGGCATTCCGCTGCCCGACCTCGTCAAGATGGGCTGGACCTCGCAGGCCCGCATCGACGAGATCGTCGACCGCACCCGGAACGGCGGCGCCGAGATCGTCAACCTCCTCAAGACCGGTTCGGCGTTCTACGCGCCCGCCGCCTCTGCGATCGCGATGGCCGAGAGCTACCTGAAGGACAAGAAGCGCGTGCTGCCCTGCGCCGCCTATCTCAACGGCGAATACGGCGTGAAGGACATGTATGTCGGCGTTCCCGTCGTCATCGGCTCGAAGGGCGTCGAACGTATCGTCGAGATCGATCTGGCCGGCAAGGACCGCGAAGCCTTCGACAAGTCGGTCGGCTCCGTTCAGGGGCTGGTCGACGCCTGCAAGAAGATCGCGCCCGACTTGCTCGGACGTTGA
- a CDS encoding ABC transporter ATP-binding protein, whose amino-acid sequence MDSLIEPSSLTGVGPDTISISNVNLSLGSGAARVHILKDISLRVASGEAIGLIGPSGSGKSTLLMVMAGLERPDSGEVVVNGTPFNALDEDALARFRGRQVGIVFQSFHLIPTMTALENVAVPLELAGNPDAAERAAQELKSVGLGDRLHHYPTQLSGGEQQRVALARALAPDPAILVADEPTGNLDETTGKQIVDLLFTKHAERGMTLVLVTHDHSLAQRCDRVVRLRSGRIDGHS is encoded by the coding sequence ATGGACAGTCTCATCGAACCCTCTTCACTGACCGGCGTCGGGCCGGACACCATTTCCATCTCCAACGTCAACCTCTCGCTCGGCTCAGGCGCCGCACGCGTTCATATCCTGAAAGATATTAGCCTTCGTGTGGCATCGGGCGAGGCGATCGGCCTGATCGGACCGTCAGGCTCGGGCAAATCGACCTTGCTGATGGTGATGGCGGGGTTGGAACGTCCTGACAGCGGAGAGGTGGTGGTCAACGGCACGCCGTTCAATGCCCTCGACGAGGATGCGCTGGCCCGCTTCCGCGGCCGCCAGGTCGGCATCGTGTTCCAGTCGTTTCATCTGATCCCGACCATGACGGCGCTGGAAAACGTCGCGGTGCCGCTGGAGCTCGCCGGTAACCCGGACGCGGCCGAGCGGGCGGCGCAGGAATTGAAATCCGTCGGACTAGGCGATCGTCTGCACCACTATCCGACGCAATTATCCGGCGGCGAGCAGCAGCGCGTGGCGCTGGCCCGCGCGCTGGCGCCCGACCCCGCCATTCTCGTCGCGGACGAGCCGACCGGCAATCTCGATGAAACCACCGGCAAGCAGATCGTCGACTTGCTCTTCACCAAGCACGCCGAGCGCGGCATGACGCTGGTGCTGGTGACGCACGATCATTCGCTGGCGCAGCGCTGCGACCGCGTGGTGCGGCTGCGCTCGGGCCGGATCGACGGACATTCATGA
- a CDS encoding arylesterase, with product MARSYGTSTVRVEGLKRMFAHIRVLIMALMTAGPVFAQAPAVAPAKPVKMVVLGDSLSAGLGLQASAAFPARLQKALDDKGIKVDMINAGVSGDTSSGGRDRLDWSVPEGTEAVILELGANDALRGIDPAVTRTALTEILTRLKARKIAVLLCGMLAPPNYGSEYAARFNAIYPELSKSFGVPLYPFFLEGVAADAKLNQADGMHPTAEGVDIIVKNILPTVEAFLGTISGQRS from the coding sequence ATGGCTCGGTCATATGGCACATCCACCGTTCGGGTCGAGGGCTTGAAACGGATGTTTGCGCACATACGCGTGTTGATTATGGCTTTGATGACGGCCGGGCCGGTTTTCGCCCAGGCGCCGGCCGTCGCACCCGCCAAACCGGTCAAAATGGTCGTTCTCGGCGATTCCTTGAGCGCCGGGCTTGGCTTGCAGGCCTCGGCGGCGTTTCCGGCGCGTTTACAAAAAGCTTTGGACGACAAGGGGATAAAGGTCGACATGATCAATGCCGGGGTGTCCGGCGACACCTCCTCCGGCGGCCGCGACCGGCTGGACTGGTCGGTCCCCGAGGGAACCGAGGCGGTGATTCTCGAACTCGGCGCCAACGACGCGCTCCGCGGGATCGATCCCGCCGTCACCCGAACTGCATTGACGGAAATCCTGACGCGGCTGAAGGCGCGCAAGATTGCCGTTCTGCTGTGCGGAATGCTCGCGCCGCCCAATTACGGCAGCGAATACGCCGCGCGCTTCAACGCGATCTATCCGGAGCTTTCCAAATCCTTCGGCGTCCCGCTCTACCCGTTTTTCCTGGAGGGGGTCGCCGCCGACGCCAAGCTCAACCAGGCGGACGGGATGCATCCGACCGCCGAGGGCGTCGATATCATCGTGAAAAATATTCTGCCTACGGTGGAGGCATTTCTCGGTACGATCTCCGGGCAGCGGAGTTGA
- a CDS encoding Bax inhibitor-1/YccA family protein, translated as MSDLDRNYTSPFGRAAGRVDAATVDAGLRAYMLRIYNYMSIGLAITGLAALGVYMAAVTTDQAGAAARFGNAFLTPFGYAMYVSPLKWLFILAPLAMVFAISAGINRLRPATAQMLFWVFSALMGISLSSIFLVYTHTSIVRVFFITAATFGALSLYGYTTKRDMSGMGSFLFMGLIGIIIASLVNLFLASSMLQFIVSVVGVLVFAGLTAWDTQRLKNDYIYGYASQGGEIAEKAAITGALSLYLNFINLFTLLLQLLGQRD; from the coding sequence ATGTCGGACCTAGACCGTAACTACACCTCTCCTTTCGGCCGGGCCGCCGGGCGCGTCGACGCCGCGACCGTCGATGCCGGTCTGCGCGCCTACATGCTGCGCATCTACAACTACATGAGCATCGGCCTGGCTATCACCGGTCTTGCGGCGCTTGGCGTCTACATGGCCGCCGTGACCACGGATCAGGCCGGCGCCGCAGCCAGGTTCGGCAACGCCTTCCTGACGCCGTTCGGCTACGCGATGTATGTCAGCCCCCTGAAGTGGCTGTTCATCCTGGCGCCGCTCGCCATGGTGTTTGCGATCTCGGCCGGCATCAACCGGCTGCGTCCTGCGACCGCCCAGATGCTGTTCTGGGTGTTCTCGGCGCTGATGGGCATTTCGCTGTCATCGATCTTCCTGGTGTATACGCACACCTCGATCGTGCGGGTGTTCTTCATCACCGCGGCCACCTTCGGCGCACTGAGCCTGTACGGCTACACCACCAAGCGTGACATGAGCGGCATGGGGTCGTTCCTGTTCATGGGCCTGATCGGCATCATCATCGCGAGCCTGGTCAACCTGTTCCTGGCAAGCTCGATGCTGCAGTTCATCGTCTCGGTGGTCGGCGTGCTGGTGTTCGCGGGCCTCACCGCCTGGGATACCCAGCGGCTGAAGAACGACTACATCTACGGCTACGCCTCTCAGGGCGGCGAGATTGCGGAGAAAGCGGCGATTACCGGCGCACTGTCGCTCTACCTGAACTTCATCAACCTGTTCACGCTGCTGTTGCAGCTGCTCGGCCAGCGCGATTAA